In one Methanobrevibacter arboriphilus genomic region, the following are encoded:
- the pheT gene encoding phenylalanine--tRNA ligase subunit beta has translation MPVITFEYQDLKELGINIENNKLIDILPMLGSDIEDFDDETIKVEFFPNRPDQLSVEGVSRSLKGFISQEIGLPKYKVSPSGEKVFVDKEIENIRPYIAFALIKDIKFNGEKLKQIMDFQENLHWVIGRDRKKVAIGIHNLDVINGDYKYIASSPNENSFVPLDHLNELTPKEILGEHEKGSKYAKLISGFDKYPIILDKNDKVLSMPPIINGELTKLTEDTKNILVDVTGTDEKAVQQTLNIICSSFGEVGGEIESLDIVYQDKTITTPDLSPKTRKVRVDLCNELIGGVNLNAEDVANLLLKARMDTKITNNNEVQVEIPSYRIDILHEVDIVENVAIQYCINKINAELPNISTIAYEDNWFKSEKTIREIMIGLGFQEIMSLMLTSEENHYEKMKQIEDNHVQVSKPITIDRTMIRKSLINSLMEFLEDNKHEDLPQKIFEIGDTLYIDESKETNVKTVKKLAGAICHSTANFTEIKSTIASLLSNLGYEMEVSSSNNPTFIKGRVASIKGTSKNSTISGFFGEISPEVISNFELEYPVIAFEIGFL, from the coding sequence ATGCCAGTAATTACATTTGAATATCAAGATTTAAAAGAGCTTGGAATTAACATTGAAAATAATAAGCTAATTGATATTTTACCTATGCTTGGAAGCGATATAGAAGACTTCGATGATGAGACAATTAAAGTTGAATTTTTTCCAAATCGTCCAGATCAGTTATCAGTAGAAGGAGTTTCTCGTAGCTTAAAAGGTTTCATATCACAAGAAATAGGCCTTCCTAAATATAAAGTCTCACCTTCTGGAGAAAAAGTATTTGTAGATAAAGAAATAGAAAATATTCGACCATATATAGCTTTCGCATTAATTAAAGATATTAAATTTAATGGAGAGAAGCTAAAACAAATAATGGACTTTCAAGAAAATTTACACTGGGTTATTGGAAGAGACAGAAAAAAAGTAGCTATTGGTATTCATAATTTAGATGTTATTAATGGAGATTATAAATATATTGCAAGTTCTCCAAATGAAAATAGTTTTGTTCCATTAGATCATTTAAATGAATTAACTCCAAAGGAAATATTAGGTGAACATGAAAAAGGTTCGAAATATGCAAAGTTAATATCAGGATTCGATAAGTATCCTATTATTCTTGATAAAAATGATAAAGTATTATCCATGCCACCAATTATAAATGGAGAATTAACAAAACTTACAGAAGATACAAAAAATATACTTGTAGATGTGACTGGAACTGATGAAAAAGCAGTTCAACAGACATTAAATATTATTTGTAGTTCATTTGGAGAAGTTGGAGGAGAAATAGAAAGTTTAGATATTGTTTACCAAGACAAAACAATTACAACTCCTGATTTAAGCCCAAAAACTAGAAAAGTGAGAGTCGATTTGTGTAATGAACTTATTGGAGGAGTAAATCTTAATGCAGAAGATGTAGCTAATTTGTTGCTTAAAGCAAGGATGGATACAAAAATTACAAATAATAATGAAGTTCAAGTAGAAATTCCTTCATACAGAATAGACATCCTTCATGAAGTTGACATAGTTGAAAATGTAGCTATCCAATACTGCATAAATAAAATTAATGCAGAGCTTCCAAATATTTCAACAATAGCTTATGAAGATAACTGGTTTAAAAGTGAAAAAACCATTCGTGAAATTATGATTGGCCTTGGTTTCCAAGAAATAATGAGTTTAATGTTAACAAGCGAAGAAAATCATTATGAAAAAATGAAACAAATAGAAGATAACCATGTACAAGTATCTAAGCCAATTACAATTGATAGAACAATGATTAGAAAAAGTTTAATAAATAGTCTCATGGAGTTTTTAGAGGATAATAAACATGAAGATCTCCCACAAAAAATATTTGAAATAGGAGACACATTATATATTGATGAATCAAAAGAAACAAATGTCAAAACTGTGAAAAAACTAGCAGGAGCTATTTGCCATTCTACAGCTAATTTTACTGAAATTAAATCAACAATAGCAAGTCTTTTATCTAATTTAGGATATGAAATGGAAGTTTCATCATCAAATAATCCTACTTTCATTAAAGGAAGAGTAGCTAGTATTAAAGGAACTAGTAAAAACAGTACTATTTCTGGTTTCTTTGGAGAAATATCTCCTGAAGTAATTAGTAATTTCGAGCTAGAATATCCAGTGATAGCATTTGAAATAGGATTTTTATAG